One window of the Euwallacea similis isolate ESF13 chromosome 28, ESF131.1, whole genome shotgun sequence genome contains the following:
- the LOC136417456 gene encoding activator of 90 kDa heat shock protein ATPase homolog 1 has product MAKWGEGDPRWIVEERPDATNVNNWHWTEKNASPWSQERIKELFNNIPVKSDLADLKIKGVEKCEGEACANNRKGKLIFFYEWDITLNWEGRLNGGTGSTYSGSIKVPNLSEENDMSDLDIQISVKDFCEEAEKLKEIMFQQGRNVVRELLGKYVTSLKEEFSKGMILPKKDETKPDHVKSLTTNFDKKVTMTPVMSQIKTVGIKVDTSTIKQNNKFQCTAEEFYSALTRIEMVTAFTRGHVKLDAVKGGKFELFGGNITGSFEELVPNKKIVQHWRYKQWPEGHYSLVTIDIDQKSDHTDVLLTQSAVPTSEIEVTKTNWERYYWEALKHTFGYGVHLGDSF; this is encoded by the exons ATGGCCAAGTGGGGTGAAGGAGACCCAAGGTGGATTGTTGAGGAGCGGCCAGATGCGACAAATGTTAACAACTGGCACTGgacagaaaaaaatgcaagtcCATGGTCTCAGGAACGAATAAAGGAACTGTTTAACAACATCCCAG TAAAATCTGACCTggcagatttaaaaattaagggAGTTGAGAAGTGTGAGGGTGAAGCATGCGCGAACAACAGGAAAggaaagttgatttttttctatgagTGGGACATTACTTTAAATTGGGAAGGAAGATTAAATGGAGGCACTGGTAGCACATATAGCGGTAGCATTAAAGTACCAAATTTATCTGAGGAAAATGATATGTCAGATCTAGAT ATTCAAATTAGTGTAAAGGACTTTTGCGAAGAGGCTGAAAAGCTTAAAGAAATTATGTTCCAACAAGGCAGGAATGTAGTACGAGAGCTGCTAGGCAAATATGTCACCAGCCTAAAAGAGGAATTCTCAAAAGGCATGATCCTTCCAAAAAAAGATGAAACTAAGCCTGACCATGTGAAATCACTGACAACCAACTTTGACAAAAAGGTTACCATGACCCCAGTAATGTCCCAAATTAAAACTGTAGGCATCAAAGTTGATACTTCCACtattaaacaaaacaacaaGTTCCAATGCACTGCTGAGGAATTTTATAGTGCATTGACTCGAATAGAAATGGTAACTGCTTTTACAAGAGGACATGTGAAATTAGATGCTGTTAAGGGAGGCAAATTTGAGTTGTTTGGGGGTAATATTACTGGGAGTTTTGAAGAGTTGGTACCTAATAAAAAGATTGTGCAGCATTGGAGGTATAAACAGTGGCCTGAGGGACATTATTCTTTGGTCACCATTGATATAGATCAAAAA AGTGATCATACAGACGTATTATTAACTCAATCAGCAGTTCCCACTAGTGAAATTGAAGTAACCAAGACCAACTGGGAGCGCTATTATTGGGAGGCCTTGAAACACACTTTTGGTTACGGAGTTCATCTTGGAGATAGTTTTTAA